A genomic region of Sphingobium sp. HWE2-09 contains the following coding sequences:
- the aroE gene encoding shikimate dehydrogenase encodes MSDALPYAEVIGDPIAHSKSPLIHNFWLNALDIEAEYRKTHVTPQGLAAYFLQRRSDPDWLGCNVTLPHKIAVMDYTDDPGGVRERIGAMNTIASETGGPLIGTNTDAGGFLQPLLRDKWKGRSAVVIGSGGAARAILFALDSLGVADITIMARDVDKAQALFARSGAPGRVIGMTDALPTADLLVNSTSLGMAGQPLLELDLSPLADGATVYDIVYAPLETDLLKAAKARGLKTLDGLEMLIGQAALAFDIFFDAQAPRDLDEELRALLLAAP; translated from the coding sequence ATGAGCGACGCCCTCCCCTATGCCGAAGTGATCGGTGACCCGATCGCGCACAGCAAATCCCCGCTGATTCACAATTTCTGGCTGAACGCGCTGGATATCGAAGCGGAGTATCGCAAGACCCATGTGACGCCGCAGGGGCTGGCGGCCTATTTCCTGCAGCGACGGTCCGATCCTGACTGGCTGGGGTGCAACGTCACCCTGCCCCACAAGATCGCAGTGATGGACTATACCGACGATCCGGGCGGCGTGCGGGAACGGATCGGCGCGATGAACACCATCGCCAGCGAAACCGGCGGGCCGCTCATCGGCACCAATACAGATGCGGGCGGCTTCCTCCAGCCATTGTTGCGCGACAAGTGGAAGGGTCGCAGCGCGGTCGTCATCGGATCGGGCGGGGCGGCGCGGGCGATCCTGTTCGCGCTCGACAGCCTGGGCGTAGCCGACATCACGATCATGGCGCGCGACGTGGACAAGGCGCAGGCGCTGTTCGCCCGTAGCGGCGCACCGGGCCGGGTGATCGGCATGACCGACGCACTGCCCACTGCCGACCTGCTGGTCAATTCGACGTCGCTCGGCATGGCGGGGCAGCCGTTGCTGGAACTGGACCTCTCGCCTTTGGCGGACGGGGCGACGGTCTATGACATCGTCTATGCGCCGCTGGAGACGGACTTGCTCAAGGCCGCGAAGGCGCGGGGTTTGAAGACGCTGGACGGGCTGGAGATGCTGATCGGCCAGGCGGCGCTGGCGTTCGATATCTTT
- a CDS encoding pyruvate, water dikinase regulatory protein, with amino-acid sequence MARIHLHLLSDSTGETLENIAKAAIGLFENVEAIRHFWPMVRSEVHLDRIMEEISANPGLVLFTLTNHMLRRRLETRCRALGLPHVAALDSVADALSNILGQETRTRPGRKHILDEAYFARIEAIQFTIAHDDGVGHENWEEADILLAGVSRASKTPTSIYLANRGYKTANIPLVPESPPPRSLYSLKHPMVVGLTVSPERLIQIRRNRLLSLNQAPETAYVDNEKVQEELSFARRMFADNGWPVIDMTRRSIEEAAAAIINLFNDRELAEGIEP; translated from the coding sequence ATGGCGCGCATCCACCTGCATCTTCTGTCTGACTCCACCGGCGAAACGCTGGAGAATATCGCCAAGGCGGCGATCGGCCTTTTCGAAAATGTCGAAGCGATCCGGCATTTCTGGCCGATGGTGCGGTCCGAAGTCCATCTCGACCGGATCATGGAGGAGATCAGCGCCAATCCGGGGCTGGTGCTGTTCACCCTGACCAACCATATGCTGCGGCGGCGGCTGGAGACGCGGTGCCGGGCGCTGGGCCTGCCCCATGTCGCCGCGCTCGACAGCGTGGCCGATGCGCTCTCCAACATATTGGGGCAGGAAACGCGGACGCGGCCCGGGCGCAAACATATATTGGACGAAGCCTATTTCGCCCGGATCGAGGCGATCCAGTTCACTATCGCCCATGACGATGGCGTGGGCCATGAAAATTGGGAAGAGGCCGATATATTGCTGGCGGGCGTATCGCGTGCATCCAAGACGCCGACGTCGATCTATCTTGCCAATCGCGGGTACAAGACCGCCAATATCCCGCTGGTGCCGGAATCGCCGCCGCCGCGCAGCCTCTATAGCTTGAAGCATCCCATGGTCGTGGGCCTGACGGTCAGCCCCGAACGGCTGATCCAGATCCGGCGCAACCGGTTGCTGTCGCTCAATCAGGCGCCCGAAACCGCCTATGTCGATAATGAGAAGGTGCAGGAGGAATTGTCCTTCGCCCGGCGGATGTTCGCCGACAATGGCTGGCCGGTGATCGACATGACCAGGCGATCGATCGAGGAAGCGGCCGCCGCGATCATCAACCTGTTCAACGATCGCGAACTAGCCGAAGGGATCGAACCATGA
- a CDS encoding CopD family protein — MAFLGAAYLWVKAAHVIFVIFLMAGLFMMPRFFVYHQETAPGSPEDLKWIEREARLLKIILNPSLALVWLFGLMLMVEIGAWSFGWFHLKLLFVLGLSGYHGWIAGYTKKLAKGQRPLSDKQLRMMNEIPGVAAAVIVIAVIVKPF; from the coding sequence ATGGCCTTTCTAGGCGCTGCCTATCTGTGGGTGAAAGCGGCCCATGTCATCTTCGTCATCTTCCTGATGGCGGGGCTGTTCATGATGCCGCGCTTCTTCGTCTATCATCAGGAAACCGCGCCCGGATCGCCCGAAGACCTGAAGTGGATCGAGCGGGAGGCGCGCCTGCTCAAGATCATCCTCAACCCCTCGCTCGCCCTGGTCTGGCTGTTCGGCCTGATGCTGATGGTCGAAATCGGCGCTTGGAGCTTCGGCTGGTTCCATTTGAAACTGCTCTTCGTCCTGGGTCTTTCGGGCTATCATGGCTGGATCGCGGGCTACACGAAGAAGCTGGCGAAAGGCCAACGCCCGCTCAGCGACAAGCAACTGCGCATGATGAACGAAATCCCCGGCGTCGCCGCTGCCGTCATCGTCATCGCCGTAATCGTGAAGCCCTTCTAG
- a CDS encoding division plane positioning ATPase MipZ, with protein MGNPQPHLIVFANEKGGTGKSTTAVHTAIALSALGHRVGMIDLDPRQRTVTRYMENRLDTARRRGIDLPTPDFAVFTGDSIDALDDQVVTLAADKDFLVVDTPGRDDVFARHLAPHAKTLVTPMNDSFVDFDLIGQVDPETFKVRRLSFYSELIFEARKARAKVDGVSIDWVVLRNRVQHHDARNKKRVGDALMELSRRVGFRVIPGLSERVIFRELFPSGLTLLDKGHLGELGVSHIAARQELREMVAGLALPTRDGMTSVDLLGAA; from the coding sequence ATGGGCAATCCGCAGCCGCATCTCATCGTCTTCGCCAATGAAAAGGGCGGCACCGGCAAGTCGACCACGGCGGTCCACACCGCCATCGCCTTGAGCGCGCTGGGCCACCGCGTCGGCATGATCGACCTCGATCCGCGCCAGCGCACCGTTACGCGCTATATGGAAAATCGCCTGGATACCGCGCGTCGTCGCGGCATCGACCTGCCCACGCCCGATTTCGCCGTCTTCACCGGCGACAGCATCGACGCGCTGGACGATCAGGTCGTTACATTGGCGGCAGACAAGGATTTCCTGGTGGTCGACACGCCCGGCCGCGACGATGTCTTTGCGCGCCATCTGGCCCCCCATGCCAAGACTTTGGTCACGCCGATGAACGACAGTTTCGTGGATTTCGACCTGATCGGCCAGGTCGATCCCGAAACCTTCAAGGTCCGTCGTCTGTCCTTCTATTCCGAACTCATTTTCGAAGCGCGCAAGGCGCGGGCGAAGGTCGATGGCGTGTCGATCGACTGGGTGGTGCTGCGCAACCGCGTCCAGCATCATGACGCCCGCAACAAGAAGCGGGTCGGCGACGCGCTGATGGAATTGTCCCGCCGCGTCGGCTTTCGCGTGATTCCCGGCCTGTCGGAACGCGTCATCTTCCGCGAACTCTTCCCCTCGGGCCTGACCCTGCTTGACAAGGGGCATCTGGGCGAACTGGGCGTCAGCCACATCGCCGCGCGCCAGGAATTGCGTGAGATGGTGGCGGGCCTCGCCCTGCCGACGCGCGATGGCATGACATCCGTGGATCTGCTTGGCGCGGCCTGA
- the hemE gene encoding uroporphyrinogen decarboxylase — MTPDAPSDRPAKPLMAVLQGERPAVPPMWLMRQAGRYLPEYRALRAEKGGFLELVYDSPAAAEVTLQPLRRFGFDGAILFSDILIVPYAMGQNLWFEAGEGPRLAPILADTDLATLTPDFTRFEAVYETVRQVKAALDPSVTFLGFAGSPWTVATYMVAGQGSKDHGLARRMAYNQPDRFAALIDAIIDATVVYLSGQIDAGVEAVQLFDSWAGSLSPAQFQRWVIEPNKRIVAKLKALHPTIPIIGFPKGAGAKLADYAAQTGVDAVGVDETIDPHWANQALPHGMPVQGNLDPLALIAGGRAVEEAVDTIRAAFADRPHIMNLGHGILPDTPIAHVEALISYVRQGDRE; from the coding sequence ATGACCCCCGACGCGCCGAGCGACCGTCCAGCCAAACCGCTCATGGCCGTCCTTCAGGGGGAACGCCCCGCCGTGCCGCCGATGTGGCTGATGCGCCAGGCGGGCCGCTATCTGCCCGAATATCGCGCACTCCGGGCGGAAAAGGGCGGCTTCCTCGAACTCGTCTATGACAGCCCGGCCGCCGCCGAAGTCACGCTCCAGCCGTTGCGCCGTTTCGGCTTCGACGGCGCGATCCTCTTTTCCGACATCTTGATCGTCCCCTATGCCATGGGACAGAATTTGTGGTTCGAGGCAGGCGAAGGCCCACGCCTCGCCCCGATCCTGGCCGACACCGACCTTGCCACGCTGACACCCGATTTCACCCGGTTTGAGGCTGTCTATGAAACGGTGCGGCAGGTGAAGGCGGCGCTGGACCCCTCGGTCACCTTCCTGGGCTTTGCAGGCAGCCCTTGGACGGTCGCGACCTATATGGTGGCGGGGCAGGGCAGCAAGGATCACGGCCTCGCCCGCCGCATGGCCTATAACCAACCCGATCGCTTCGCAGCGCTGATCGACGCGATCATCGACGCCACCGTCGTCTATCTCTCCGGCCAGATCGACGCGGGCGTGGAGGCGGTGCAACTGTTCGACAGCTGGGCCGGCAGCCTGTCGCCCGCCCAGTTCCAGCGCTGGGTGATCGAACCGAACAAGCGGATCGTCGCAAAGCTGAAAGCGCTGCACCCGACCATCCCCATCATCGGCTTCCCCAAGGGCGCGGGCGCAAAGCTGGCCGATTATGCCGCGCAAACCGGCGTCGATGCGGTCGGCGTGGACGAAACCATCGATCCGCACTGGGCGAACCAAGCGCTGCCCCACGGCATGCCGGTACAGGGCAATCTCGATCCGCTGGCGCTGATCGCCGGGGGCCGCGCCGTGGAGGAGGCGGTCGACACGATCCGCGCCGCCTTCGCAGATCGCCCGCATATCATGAATCTGGGCCATGGCATTTTGCCCGACACCCCCATTGCGCATGTCGAAGCACTCATTAGCTATGTGCGACAAGGAGACCGGGAATAA
- the panC gene encoding pantoate--beta-alanine ligase, with protein MQTLRDIPALRAAVDALKSDGKPLVLVPTMGALHDGHMALVEEARRHGRHVVVSIFVNPKQFGPNEDLDAYPRREAKDAQMLAAAGVDILWAPTVAVMYPTGFATNIGVSGISDGLDGAARPGHFDGVATVVTKLFNQVRPDVAIFGEKDYQQLAVIRRFVADLDLGVEIVGLPTQRAEDGLALSSRNAYLSDEERKAALALPRALGEAKRQMERGEPVAGALAQAIAALAAHGFGPIDYVSLCDAATLEPMAVLDRPARLLGAARLGTTRLIDNIAVDPGF; from the coding sequence GTGCAAACGCTGCGTGATATCCCCGCCCTTCGTGCTGCCGTCGATGCGTTGAAAAGCGACGGAAAGCCGCTGGTATTGGTGCCGACCATGGGCGCCTTGCATGATGGGCATATGGCGCTGGTGGAGGAAGCGCGGCGGCATGGGCGGCATGTCGTCGTGTCGATCTTCGTCAATCCCAAACAGTTCGGGCCGAACGAAGATCTGGACGCCTATCCGCGGCGCGAGGCCAAGGACGCGCAGATGCTGGCGGCCGCTGGTGTCGATATCCTGTGGGCGCCCACCGTGGCGGTCATGTATCCCACAGGGTTTGCGACCAATATCGGCGTATCGGGGATCAGCGACGGGCTAGACGGCGCGGCGCGGCCGGGTCACTTCGATGGCGTGGCGACGGTGGTCACGAAATTGTTCAACCAGGTGCGGCCCGACGTCGCGATCTTTGGTGAGAAAGATTATCAGCAGCTGGCCGTGATCCGCCGTTTCGTTGCGGATCTGGATCTGGGCGTCGAGATCGTCGGACTGCCGACGCAGCGGGCCGAGGATGGCCTGGCGCTGTCGTCGCGCAACGCCTATCTGAGCGATGAAGAACGCAAGGCGGCGCTCGCCCTGCCCCGCGCGCTGGGCGAGGCGAAGCGGCAGATGGAGCGGGGCGAGCCGGTCGCAGGCGCGCTGGCGCAGGCGATCGCGGCGCTGGCGGCCCATGGCTTTGGGCCGATCGATTATGTGTCCCTGTGCGACGCGGCGACGCTGGAGCCGATGGCGGTGCTGGACCGGCCCGCGCGATTGCTGGGCGCGGCGCGGCTGGGGACAACCCGGCTGATCGACAATATCGCGGTCGATCCTGGGTTTTGA